A single region of the Asterias amurensis chromosome 19, ASM3211899v1 genome encodes:
- the LOC139951402 gene encoding out at first protein-like, giving the protein MTKITLIFICVNIVSSQLVINVKNKGGDLIQETLTGEPDKNTISLEFQKLDGTYLKMRIDFKSEVQIFKMTVLGEEERLDDKQHQSMCFVFKFLKSEFITADAMSKLRQKNPGTIRNPEEDKGQERLIMTLGVNLDLAKSISPYVFNMCSKAETLIFSRESDLKAWSAGNNQTYTSLLEAAHQFPMSTTPRCDTVKETDQPCVCRLPICIGWYPCGLKYCRGRDSAGKTVSYRCGIKTCKKCRVFDYYVEQKLNCMWESVYKD; this is encoded by the exons ATGACAAAAATTACCTTAATTTTTATCTGTGTTAATATAGTATCATCTCAACTTGTAATCAACGTAAAAAACAAAGGTGGCGATCTTATACAAGAGACGTTAACTGGCGAACCGGACAAAAATACGATCAGTCTGGAATTTCAGAAATTGGATGGAACTTACCTGAAAATGCGAATTGACTTCAAGTCG GAGGTGCAGATCTTCAAGATGACAGTACTGGGTGAAGAGGAGAGACTCGATGACAAACAGCATCAATCAATGTGCTTCGTTTTCAAATTCCTCAAGTCTGAGTTCATTACCGCTGATGCCATGTCCAAACTTCGCCAG aaaaatCCTGGCACAATACGGAATCCGGAAGAGGACAAAGGTCAGGAGAGACTTATCATGACCCTTGGAGTGAACCTTGACCTTGCCAAGAGTATCAGCCCGTATGTATTCAACATGTGTTCCAAGGCGGAGACGTTGATCTTTAGCAGGGAGTCGGATCTCAAGGCGTGGTCTGCAG gcAACAACCAGACCTACACGTCGCTGCTTGAAGCTGCCCACCAATTCCCAATGTCCACCACACCTCGTTGTGATACCGTGAAAGAAACCGACCAGCCATGTGTCTGTCGGTTACCAATCTGCATTGGCTGGTACCCCTGTGGGCTGAAGTACTGTCGTGGGAGAGACTCAGCCGGGAAGACTGTTAGCTATCGTTGCGGAATAAAAACTTGCAAGAAATGTCGCGTCTTTGATTATTACGTCGAGCAGAAATTGAACTGCATGTGGGAATCGGTGTATAAAGACTGA